The Xanthomonas sp. CFBP 8443 genome has a window encoding:
- a CDS encoding phospholipase C, phosphocholine-specific, protein MPLLPGAIRSALAVPPARVTGTVQDVQHVVILMQENRSFDHYFGCLRGVRGFGDPRPLRLPSGRPVWYQPEAGAGDRYVLPFRLNGQTSSAQSMEGLDHHWKGSHETWKHHDAWIAQKTAMTMGHFQREDLPFYYALADAFTICDGYHASLFGPTNPNRMYMFTGTSGLDVGNDGEQAVNNRDDGNWTGDMARDNQAFPGYTWTTYSERLQQAGVSWQVYQEFDNYGDNSHPYFANFRNLDRSSPLYQRGRAIVPGSTADNAKASRGEHLVAAFERDVRSGKLPQVSWIVAPYLLSEHPQGTPAYGESLSARLLETLAASPEVWSKTVFLINYDENDGFFDHVPPALPATDPAIGASNVDLRGENYHGVPVGLGPRVPMLVVSPWSRGGWVDSQVFDHTSVIRFLERRFGVAEPNIGPWRRAIAGDLTSALDFAGHDDARVALPDTRDFIARVDATAALPLPQRPAQQALPVQEPGQRPARALPYDFDVRLQPGAQGTALRMVNRGAVGVALNAYADGGGAGPWFYTVAACSELQDARAWRGAAADAGYALRVHGPNGFLREFHGDGVADAGLQAEADYEATTQCLLLELRNAGTQACRLRIRDSYRGGAEQMQELAAGAHQVLRFPLQAQHHWYDLEIASEAMPQWRRRLAGHIETGRPSMSDPAIGRVVAG, encoded by the coding sequence ATGCCGCTGTTGCCCGGCGCGATCCGCAGCGCGCTGGCGGTGCCGCCGGCGCGGGTCACCGGCACCGTGCAGGACGTGCAGCACGTGGTGATCCTGATGCAGGAGAACCGCTCGTTCGATCATTACTTCGGGTGCCTGCGCGGCGTGCGCGGCTTCGGCGATCCAAGGCCTTTGCGCCTGCCCAGCGGCCGCCCGGTCTGGTACCAGCCCGAGGCCGGCGCCGGCGATCGCTACGTGTTGCCGTTCCGCCTGAACGGCCAGACCAGCAGCGCGCAGTCGATGGAGGGCCTGGACCACCACTGGAAGGGCTCGCACGAGACCTGGAAACACCACGACGCGTGGATCGCGCAGAAGACGGCGATGACCATGGGCCACTTCCAGCGCGAGGACCTGCCGTTCTACTACGCGCTGGCCGACGCCTTCACCATCTGCGACGGCTACCACGCCTCGCTGTTCGGCCCGACCAATCCCAACCGCATGTACATGTTCACCGGCACCAGCGGCCTGGACGTGGGCAACGACGGCGAGCAGGCGGTGAACAACCGCGACGACGGCAACTGGACCGGCGACATGGCGCGCGACAATCAGGCGTTCCCCGGCTACACGTGGACCACCTATTCCGAGCGCCTGCAGCAGGCCGGGGTCAGCTGGCAGGTCTACCAGGAATTCGACAACTACGGCGACAACAGCCACCCGTACTTCGCCAATTTCCGCAATCTCGACCGCAGCTCGCCCCTCTACCAGCGCGGTCGCGCGATCGTGCCGGGTTCCACCGCCGACAACGCCAAGGCCTCGCGCGGCGAGCATCTGGTCGCTGCGTTCGAACGCGACGTGCGCAGCGGCAAGCTGCCGCAGGTGTCGTGGATCGTGGCGCCGTACCTGCTCAGCGAGCATCCGCAGGGCACGCCGGCGTATGGCGAATCGCTGAGCGCGCGCCTGCTGGAGACGCTGGCGGCCTCGCCGGAGGTCTGGTCCAAGACCGTGTTCCTGATCAACTACGACGAGAACGACGGCTTCTTCGACCACGTGCCGCCGGCGCTGCCGGCGACCGATCCGGCCATCGGCGCCAGCAACGTGGATCTGCGCGGCGAGAACTACCACGGCGTTCCGGTCGGCCTCGGTCCGCGCGTGCCGATGCTGGTGGTGTCGCCGTGGAGCCGCGGCGGCTGGGTCGATTCGCAGGTGTTCGACCACACCTCGGTGATCCGTTTCCTGGAGCGCCGCTTCGGCGTCGCCGAACCCAACATCGGCCCGTGGCGCCGCGCGATCGCCGGCGACCTAACCTCGGCGCTGGATTTCGCCGGCCACGACGACGCCCGCGTCGCCCTGCCGGACACGCGCGATTTCATCGCCCGTGTCGACGCGACCGCGGCCTTGCCGCTGCCGCAACGGCCCGCGCAGCAGGCGCTGCCGGTGCAGGAGCCCGGACAGCGCCCGGCGCGCGCGCTACCCTACGATTTCGACGTGCGCCTGCAGCCCGGAGCGCAGGGCACGGCGTTGCGGATGGTCAATCGCGGCGCCGTCGGCGTCGCCCTGAATGCCTACGCCGATGGCGGTGGTGCCGGCCCGTGGTTCTACACGGTGGCGGCGTGCAGCGAATTGCAGGATGCGCGCGCATGGCGCGGCGCCGCGGCCGATGCTGGCTATGCCTTGCGCGTGCATGGCCCCAACGGCTTCCTGCGTGAATTCCACGGCGATGGCGTAGCCGACGCCGGACTGCAGGCCGAGGCCGACTACGAGGCGACCACGCAATGCCTGCTGCTGGAGCTGCGCAATGCCGGCACACAGGCGTGCCGGCTGCGCATCCGCGACAGCTACCGTGGCGGAGCGGAACAGATGCAGGAACTGGCCGCCGGCGCGCACCAGGTGCTGCGCTTCCCGCTGCAGGCCCAGCACCACTGGTACGACCTGGAGATCGCGAGCGAGGCCATGCCGCAGTGGCGGCGGCGCCTGGCCGGGCATATCGAGACCGGCCGCCCGAGCATGAGCGACCCGGCGATCGGTCGCGTCGTTGCAGGTTAG
- a CDS encoding alpha/beta hydrolase, translating to MSTITTNDGVEIFFKDWGPKTAQPIYFHHGWPLSSDDWDAQMLYFLGKGFRVVAHDRRGHGRSSQVSDGHDMEHYAADVAAVVEHLDLRNAVHIGHSTGGGEVARYVVAHGKGRVAKAVLISSVPPIMLKTAANPGGLPMEVFDGIRGGLAANRAQFYLDFASGPFYGFNRPGAQVSQGAIQNWWRQGMLGGAKPHYEGIKAFSETDFTEDLKAMDVPTLVMHGDDDQVVPIADSGLLSAKLLKNGSLKVYPGYPHGMCTTHADVINPDLLAFIQG from the coding sequence ATGAGCACGATCACCACCAACGACGGCGTCGAGATCTTCTTCAAGGATTGGGGCCCCAAGACGGCCCAGCCGATCTATTTCCACCATGGCTGGCCGCTGTCGAGCGACGACTGGGATGCGCAAATGCTGTACTTCCTCGGCAAGGGCTTCCGCGTCGTCGCGCACGACCGGCGAGGCCACGGCCGTTCCAGCCAGGTCAGCGACGGCCACGACATGGAGCATTACGCCGCCGACGTGGCCGCCGTCGTCGAACATCTGGACCTGCGCAATGCGGTGCACATCGGCCATTCGACCGGCGGCGGCGAAGTGGCGCGCTATGTCGTCGCGCATGGCAAGGGCCGCGTGGCCAAGGCGGTGCTGATCAGTTCCGTGCCGCCGATCATGCTCAAGACCGCGGCCAACCCGGGCGGACTGCCGATGGAGGTGTTCGACGGCATCCGTGGCGGGCTCGCCGCCAACCGCGCGCAGTTCTATCTCGACTTCGCCAGCGGCCCGTTCTATGGCTTCAACCGTCCGGGCGCCCAGGTCTCGCAGGGCGCGATCCAGAACTGGTGGCGGCAGGGCATGCTCGGCGGCGCCAAGCCGCACTACGAAGGGATCAAGGCGTTCTCGGAAACCGACTTCACCGAAGACCTGAAAGCAATGGACGTGCCCACCCTGGTGATGCACGGCGACGACGATCAGGTGGTGCCGATCGCCGACTCCGGCCTGCTCTCGGCCAAGCTGCTGAAGAACGGCTCGCTGAAGGTCTACCCGGGCTATCCGCACGGCATGTGCACGACCCACGCCGATGTGATCAACCCCGACCTGCTGGCCTTCATCCAGGGCTGA
- a CDS encoding response regulator — protein sequence MSSLLRSFGYAIRSYGSATEFLDERERADPDCLIADMQMPRMSGEQLQAELLARGRSFPMIFMTAFPAETVRTRVMARGACAFLDKPVDGDRIAHCLASALAGNGAS from the coding sequence TTGTCCAGTCTGTTGCGCTCGTTCGGCTACGCGATCCGAAGCTACGGCTCGGCCACCGAGTTCCTGGACGAGCGGGAGCGCGCCGATCCGGATTGCCTGATCGCCGACATGCAGATGCCGCGGATGAGCGGCGAGCAACTGCAGGCCGAATTGCTCGCGCGCGGCCGCAGCTTCCCGATGATCTTCATGACCGCGTTCCCCGCCGAGACGGTCCGCACCCGGGTCATGGCGCGCGGCGCCTGCGCGTTCCTCGACAAGCCGGTCGATGGCGACCGCATCGCCCATTGCCTGGCCAGCGCGCTCGCCGGCAACGGCGCGTCATAG
- a CDS encoding response regulator transcription factor translates to MSGQAPTHAAAPGPPVVVVVDDDAAVRDSLDSLLRSIGLRTRIFASPAELLQAALADVCGCIVLDVRLPGISGLDFQDQLARNGIHLPIVFMTGHGDIPMTVRAMKAGAVDFLSKPFRDQDMLDAVSAAIERDRQRRVASCAVQALHARYATLTPREREVLALVVSGLMNKQVAGELGLSEITVKIHRGNVMRKMGVRSLADLVRSAETLGVSRP, encoded by the coding sequence ATGAGCGGGCAAGCGCCGACGCACGCCGCCGCGCCCGGCCCGCCCGTGGTGGTGGTCGTGGACGACGATGCGGCGGTGCGCGATTCGCTCGACAGCCTGTTGCGCTCGATCGGCCTGCGCACGCGGATCTTCGCCTCCCCGGCGGAGCTGCTGCAGGCGGCGCTGGCGGACGTGTGCGGATGCATCGTGCTCGACGTGCGGCTGCCTGGCATCAGCGGCCTGGACTTCCAGGACCAGCTCGCGCGCAACGGCATCCACCTGCCGATCGTGTTCATGACCGGCCATGGCGACATCCCGATGACGGTGCGGGCGATGAAGGCCGGCGCGGTCGATTTCCTGTCCAAGCCGTTCCGCGACCAGGACATGCTGGATGCGGTCAGCGCGGCGATCGAGCGCGACCGGCAGCGGCGCGTGGCCAGCTGCGCGGTGCAGGCGCTGCACGCCAGGTACGCCACGCTGACGCCGCGCGAGCGCGAGGTGCTGGCGTTGGTGGTGTCCGGGCTGATGAACAAGCAGGTCGCCGGCGAGCTGGGCCTGAGCGAGATCACGGTGAAGATCCATCGCGGCAACGTCATGCGCAAGATGGGCGTGCGCTCGCTCGCCGACCTGGTGCGCAGCGCCGAAACGCTTGGGGTTTCCCGACCCTGA
- a CDS encoding ATP-binding protein yields MFTPSRKQRFALSPLRWDAATWACAGAGRRRLALRLVAGLLMCAIFVVDTFTALEGAIAVLYVVALLLVARTARRSDMVVTALSGAALTIATYVDTHGVAQVGSQTLRAIVSLAAIATTAVLLLQNQKAMKALCAQATLLDLSHDMIFVRDRFGVITFWNRTAEEVYGWSAQQALGRVADDLLDTRYPIQRQAIEAMLLDAGAWNGVLEQRTRAGATLVVESRWVLQRDPHEAPMGVLETHTDVTERKAAYAALVQSERRYRRMFDASRIGVAQQDWTALRAELAALGLHDTAALNAYLADHPDFVERARRLTRIDGLNPAFLSMVGGDAALHARSSLDDLLGEGERSFAAALAAFVAGDAFHEGETEIVRADGRRIPVLFTITFPGPDDDGCVLVFVVDHSERKQAQRALLTAQVELAHAARVATLGELTASIAHEVNQPLMAVVTNGEAAMRWLHRDVPDLYEVDAALGRIIAEGRRASEIVRGVRDFLSKAPMKRDALSAAALVEDAVRLVEHEFARGQVALQVDLQPDLPAVVGDRIQLQQVLVNLMVNASQAMAGQSAPRVLRIRAMRDAHDTLAITVADTGPGIAAEHLQRLFDPFFTTKQQGMGMGLAICRTTAEAHGGHLSVESAPGQGATFRLLLAAMLGAPQA; encoded by the coding sequence TTGTTCACCCCCTCTCGCAAGCAGCGCTTCGCGCTTTCGCCATTGCGATGGGACGCCGCGACGTGGGCCTGCGCGGGCGCCGGCCGGCGCCGGCTGGCGTTGCGGCTGGTGGCGGGGCTGCTGATGTGCGCCATCTTCGTGGTCGATACCTTCACCGCGCTCGAAGGCGCCATCGCGGTGCTGTACGTCGTCGCCCTGCTGCTGGTGGCGCGCACCGCGCGGCGCAGCGACATGGTGGTGACCGCGCTGAGCGGTGCCGCCCTCACCATCGCCACCTATGTGGACACGCACGGCGTCGCGCAGGTCGGCTCGCAGACCTTGCGCGCCATCGTCAGCCTGGCGGCGATCGCGACCACCGCGGTGCTGCTGCTGCAGAACCAGAAGGCGATGAAGGCGCTGTGCGCCCAGGCCACCTTGCTGGACCTGTCGCACGACATGATCTTCGTGCGCGATCGCTTCGGCGTGATCACCTTCTGGAACCGCACCGCCGAGGAGGTGTATGGCTGGTCGGCGCAGCAGGCGCTCGGCCGGGTCGCGGACGACCTGCTCGATACCCGCTATCCGATCCAGCGGCAGGCGATCGAGGCCATGCTGCTGGACGCAGGCGCCTGGAACGGCGTGCTCGAGCAGCGCACCAGGGCCGGCGCCACGCTGGTCGTGGAGAGCCGCTGGGTGCTGCAGCGCGATCCCCACGAAGCGCCGATGGGCGTGCTGGAGACGCATACCGACGTCACCGAGCGCAAGGCCGCCTATGCGGCGCTGGTGCAGAGCGAGCGCCGCTACCGGCGGATGTTCGATGCCAGCCGCATCGGTGTCGCGCAGCAGGACTGGACCGCGCTGCGGGCCGAGCTGGCCGCGCTTGGGCTGCACGACACCGCGGCGCTGAACGCCTATCTTGCCGATCACCCGGACTTCGTCGAACGCGCGCGCCGGCTGACCAGGATCGACGGGCTGAACCCGGCGTTCCTGTCCATGGTCGGCGGCGACGCCGCGCTGCATGCGCGCAGCTCGCTCGACGACCTGCTGGGCGAAGGCGAACGCAGCTTCGCCGCGGCCCTGGCCGCGTTCGTCGCGGGCGATGCCTTCCACGAGGGCGAGACCGAGATCGTCCGCGCCGATGGACGCCGCATTCCGGTGCTTTTCACCATCACCTTCCCCGGCCCGGACGACGACGGTTGCGTGCTGGTGTTCGTGGTGGACCATTCGGAACGCAAGCAGGCGCAACGCGCGCTGCTGACGGCGCAGGTGGAACTGGCGCATGCCGCGCGGGTGGCGACGCTGGGCGAACTGACCGCGTCGATCGCGCACGAGGTCAACCAACCGCTGATGGCGGTGGTGACCAACGGCGAGGCGGCGATGCGCTGGCTGCATCGCGACGTGCCCGACCTGTACGAAGTGGATGCCGCCCTCGGCCGCATCATTGCCGAAGGGCGCCGCGCCAGCGAGATCGTCAGGGGCGTCCGCGATTTTCTGAGCAAGGCGCCGATGAAGCGCGACGCGCTGAGCGCCGCCGCGCTGGTCGAGGATGCGGTGCGCCTGGTGGAGCACGAGTTCGCGCGCGGCCAGGTGGCGTTGCAGGTGGACCTGCAGCCGGATCTACCGGCCGTGGTCGGCGACCGTATCCAGCTGCAGCAGGTGCTGGTCAATCTGATGGTCAACGCCAGTCAGGCGATGGCCGGCCAGTCCGCGCCGCGCGTGTTGCGCATTCGCGCGATGCGCGACGCGCACGACACGCTCGCAATCACGGTCGCCGACACCGGCCCGGGTATCGCCGCGGAGCATCTGCAGCGCCTGTTCGATCCGTTCTTCACCACCAAACAGCAGGGCATGGGCATGGGCCTGGCGATCTGCAGGACCACCGCCGAAGCGCATGGCGGGCACTTGTCGGTGGAAAGCGCGCCCGGCCAGGGCGCGACCTTCCGGCTGCTGTTGGCGGCAATGCTCGGCGCTCCGCAGGCATGA